The proteins below come from a single Elgaria multicarinata webbii isolate HBS135686 ecotype San Diego chromosome 11, rElgMul1.1.pri, whole genome shotgun sequence genomic window:
- the LOC134406382 gene encoding melanoregulin-like — protein MDFWYKVCCCCCHREAELEKNPLIFGDTLQYFNKLQKRRRSEAANLWNEPVDSTHMERDDDHELYMLLQKRAKMRRGSESYRRLSFDIIAHRQVRRKVKDRWKQVLEVLGFRTEADGLLTVTSSIAYESLRNPQEARRLLNALAEQTTIFGRSHGGPAERYLFVLDRLLLLDVGDDFLSAARHFYPVEEDEDITCSSDGGPTTSGPVLVKRSGEADEEAEEDEVTDVEEE, from the exons ATGGATTTCTGGTACaaagtttgctgctgctgttgccatagAGAAGCAGAACTGGAGAAGAATCCATTGATCTTTGG TGACACACTTCAGTATTTCAACAAGTTGCAGAAACGCCGGCGATCAGAGGCTGCTAACTTGTGGAATGAACCTGTGGACAGCACCCACATGGAGCGGGACGATGATCATGAGCTCTACATGCTGCTGCAGAAGAGGGCAAAAATGCGCCGGGGATCCGAG AGCTACCGACGTTTGAGCTTTGACATCATTGCCCATCGACAGGTCCGTAGGAAGGTGAAGGACCGATGGAAGCAAGTCTTGGAAGTCTTAG GATTCAGAACTGAAGCAGACGGGCTCCTCACTGTGACCTCCAGCATCGCATATGAATCCCTTCGCAATCCTCAAGAGGCCCGAAGGCTCCTCAATGCCCTGGCTGAGCAGACAACCATTTTTGGCCGTTCCCATGGTGGTCCAGCAGAGAGATACCTCTTTGTCCTT GACAGGCTTCTTCTTCTAGATGTAGGAGATGACTTCCTGTCAGCTGCTCGTCACTTTTACCCTGTGGAGGAAGATGAAGACATCACATGTTCCAGTGATGGAGGGCCTACTACCTCAGGTCCAGTCTTAGTCAAACGGAGTGGTGAAGCTgatgaagaagcagaagaagatgaAGTCACAGATGTGGAAGAAGAATAA